A single window of Hylaeus volcanicus isolate JK05 chromosome 8, UHH_iyHylVolc1.0_haploid, whole genome shotgun sequence DNA harbors:
- the LOC128881059 gene encoding sodium/potassium-transporting ATPase subunit beta-2-like isoform X3, translating into MKSGGVFNFFKQKTITGAFYTIFFAVLALLFAICMKGLLATLNPERPRWTLEESLIGTNPGMGFRPISDNPLEKSLIWYSSSDPASVQKWTSLLDIFLKEYTNSTLLPNGGRNQQICSYDTPVKPGHACAVDVNNWGPCSPEQQYGFNNSAPCVFLKLNRIYDWIPDFYNDTKNLPKEMPVTLVEHIKSINSSWLNTVWVSCIGEDPHDNENIGELNYYPKSHGFPGYYYPYKNIPGYLSPVVAVHFLRPARNKIINVECHAWAKNIIHASVKGEKSGSVHFELMIDE; encoded by the exons ccATCACTGGAGCTTTCTACACTATCTTTTTCGCCGTATTGGCCCTACTCTTTGCCATTTGCATGAAAGGGCTATTGGCTACTCTAAATCCCGAAAGACCAAGGTGGACTCTCGAGGAAAGTTTGATAGGAACCAATCCAG GCATGGGATTCCGACCGATCTCCGATAATCCTCTTGAGAAATCATTGATCTGGTACAGTTCATCGGATCCTGCGTCTGTGCAAAAGTGGACCAGTCTGttggatatatttttaaaag AGTACACCAACTCGACTCTTTTACCAAATGGTGGTAGAAATCAACAGATTTGCAGTTACGATACACCAGTGAAGCCTGGACATGCTTGTGCGGTTGATGTGAACAATTGGGGACCATGCTCGCCCGAACAACAATATGGTTTCAATAATTCGGCTCCTTGtgtctttcttaaattaaacaGG ataTACGATTGGATACCGGATTTTTATAATGACACTAAGAATTTGCCGAAAGAAATGCCAGTAACACTTGTTGAACATATCAAGTCCATCAACAGTTCATGG CTTAATACCGTGTGGGTATCCTGCATAGGTGAAGATCCTcacgataatgaaaatatcggtGAGCTGAACTATTACCCTAAAAGTCATGGTTTTCCAGGTTATTACTACCCCTACAAAAACATTCCTGGTTACTTAAGTCCCGTCGTTGCTGTCCATTTTCTGCGACCAGCAA ggaacaaaataattaacgtgGAATGTCATGCGTGGGCCAAAAACATAATCCACGCATCAGTAAAAGGCGAAAAATCTGGATCGGTGCATTTCGAGCTTATGATCGATGAATGA
- the LOC128881061 gene encoding sodium/potassium-transporting ATPase subunit beta-2-like, producing the protein MVSKDLKMMAQEANPYLKPPSMSTSQSLKTFIYNSETGAVMGRTASSWGKIGLFYLIFYGVLAALVAICFWGFFQTLDPRVPRWQLERSIIGTSPGLGFRPRPPLENVESTLIWYRGTDSENFKYWIDSLQAFLKDYITPGSVPGLGANINKCDYNQPPPPGKVCDVDVKNMGPCTKENKYNYHRNAPCIFLKLNKIYGWRPEYYNDTVSLPEKMPVDLKNHIGLLKANNSLELNTVWVSCEGESPADQENIGPIQYIPRRGFPGYFYPYENNEGYLSPLVAIHFVRPRTGILINIECKAWAKNIRHSRNDEMGAVHLELMID; encoded by the exons ATGGTCAGCAAGGATTTGAAGATGATGGCCCAGGAGGCTAACCCCTACCTGAAACCGCCGAGCATGTCGACGAGCCAGTCTTTGAAgacttttatttacaacagCGAGACCGGTGCCGTTATGGGAAGAACAGCCAGTAGCTGGG GTAAAATTGGACtgttctatttaatattctacGGGGTGCTGGCTGCACTAGTTGCAATTTGCTTCTGGGGATTTTTTCAAACACTGGATCCGAGGGTACCGAGGTGGCAGCTGGAACGTTCGATAATTGGAACAAGTCCTG GTCTAGGATTCAGGCCTAGACCACCACTAGAGAATGTGGAAAGCACACTGATCTGGTACAGGGGAACGGACAGCGAGAACTTCAAATACTGGATTGATTCCCTACAGGCTTTTCTCAAAG ATTATATAACACCAGGTTCGGTTCCTGGTCTAGGTgcaaacattaataaatgtgATTACAATCAACCACCACCGCCTGGGAAGGTCTGCGACGTCGACGTTAAGAACATGGGACCTTGtactaaagaaaataaatacaattatcaCAGAAATGCTCCATGCATTTTTCTTAAACTTAATAAG aTATATGGTTGGAGACCAGAGTACTATAACGACACGGTTTCATTACCAGAAAAAATGCCTGTCGATCTCAAGAACCACATTGGCCTTCTAAAGGCAAATAATTCTTTAGAACTTAATACCGTGTGGGTGTCCTGCGAAGGAGAAAGTCCTGCCGATCAAGAAAATATAGGACCAATTCAATATATACCGCGAAGAGGATTTCCCGGTTATTTTTATCCGTATGAAAATAACGAGGGATACCTTAGCCCCCTGGTCGCCATTCATTTTGTTCGACCACGTA ctggaattttaataaacatagagtGCAAGGCGTGGGCGAAGAACATTAGACACAGCCGCAACGATGAAATGGGCGCAGTCCATTTGGAGTTGATGATAGATTAA